Genomic segment of Paenibacillus sp. FSL R5-0912:
ATGTACTCCCCGCCAACCTGGGAGGGGACTGTACTTCCTAATGCAGCGGTAACTACACCGAAACGGAAATCAACTGCAGACAGAGTACCGGCAGATGAGTCTGATGAAGGTTCTGCAAGGAACAAGGTCGTACTTGAACGGCCTAAGGTTCCCTTGACGTCTCCCGTAGTCCCGCTTGCAGCCACTTTGGCTGATGCAGCAATGAACGGCCGGCTGCTTGCAGCAGAAGCTGCAGAGGCTGTGGGTTCATTGTCGTCTGTACCGGAAGAAGAGGTCGTCTCTTGCTCAATCAGCGACTGCAGCTGCTGCTCCAGTTCAGAGACACTCTTCAGCTTCTCTTTGATGGTCTGGGCTTCCTCCGAGAGCTCGGTCACCTGGCTGCGGAGCTGCAGCAGCGCCTGGTCCTTGTCGGCGACCTTAAGCTCCATCCGGATATTCGTCAACGATAGTGCTGCAGCTTCGGCCTCCAGCTCAGAAATGGACTGGGAGGCATGAATATGCATAGAGGTGACCAGACTGGAGAGGGAAAGGGCAGCCGCAGCAGGCAGGGCGAAGGCAAGCGGCTTGGACAGCTGCAGCTGTCTGACCGGCCGTCCGGCCTCACGGACGACGAGCAGCGTAATCTTTTTATGATCGGGCTGACTCTTCATAACGTCTCCTTCCTGCGGCCTTTAGCAGCCGCGTGGTATGAACTGAGTGAATCCAGCATTGCTATATCGCGGGGCTCATCCGATTCGTCCTACTACTCTATGTATTCCATTCCTCTGGCGAACATGACAACGGTTTGTTTGAATAAAGAAGGTGAGTTACGGCAAGACCTGTAGTAGATCATCTTCAATAACATAACTTTTAGGAGGCCCGGAATGAGGATATTCGCTGTTATCTTATGTCTTTTTATCATACAGATTGCCATTATCGTTATATCGGAGTTCCGCCGTCCGCAGAGGGCACTGGCCTGGATAATCATTACCTTCTGCTGTCCGCCGCTGGGGCTGCTGTTCTATTATTTCCTCGGGCGGGATTATTGGCAGAGCCGGAAGCTTGGTAAACGGTGTGTGTCTCTGCTGAGGGAGATCCGCGCCCATGTTGCCGGCAAAATCCATATCGTCAAAAGCACGGCAGATACCGGGAATCCGGGTTTTGAGAACCGTAAGGAGCTGCTGCATTTGCTATCAGGCCTGTCAGAAAGTCACATTACAAGCCATAATCAATGTCAGGTGCTCAATAATGCCGGAGATGCCTATAAGGCGATGCTGGATGTGATGGAGAATGCGCAAGAGCATATCCACATGGAATTTTATATTTTCCGGGATGATGATATTGGCAGGCAGTTTCAGGAGATTATGATCCACAAGGCGCGTCAGGGGGTTAGGGTGCGTCTGCTTTGTGATGGGCTTGGGAGTCATCAGCTGAGCCGGAGATTCGTGAATACGCTCAAGAATGCAGGGGCGCAGGTTCACTTTTTTCTGCCTCCGCTTACTTCGCTGCTGGACCGCCGCTTCAATTACCGCAATCACCGCAAGATACTCGTGGTCGACGGGCTGACCGGCTTCACCGGGGGAATGAATGTAGGGGATGATTATCTGGGAAAAGACTCCAAGATGGGCTATTGGAGAGATACGCATCTTCGTCTTGAAGGGGATGCTGTATATCATCTGCAATATGTGTTTCTCAAAGACTGGAGACTGGCAGCCGGTGACAGTATGAGCCATCCGCGTTTTTTTCCTGCTCATGCCTGCAGCGGACCGGATGCTGTACAGATTGTTGCTAGCGGGCCCGATGGGGCAATTGATGCCACACAGGAGATGTTTTTCGCTTCACTCTGTGCGGCGAAGGAGCGCATCTGGCTGACCTCCCCGTATTTCATTCCGGACCCTGCCATCTGCCGGGCGCTCAAGAATGCGGTGCTCAGCGGAGTGGATGTGAGGATCATTATCCCGGCGAAGCCGGACAACAAGCTGGTGTATAAGGCAACCCTGTCTTACCTGGAGAATCTGCAGGATGCCGGAGTGAAGTTCTACTGCTATACAAGAGGCTTCATGCACGCGAAAGTTATGATTATTGATGATGTACTGGCAACGGTAGGCAGTGCGAATCTGGACATGCGCAGCTTCTATTCCAACTTTGAACTGACGGCTGTTCTGCTCCGTCCGGCGATCATTGCGGAACTGGCAGAGGACTTCAGACAAGACCTGAAGCACAGCGAATTCATCGATCCCAAAAAGTTTATGAAGAGAGCGCATAATGTCAAATTGATTGAGGGGCTTTGTCAGCTCTTATCACCGCTTTTATGACGTTAAATATGAAGTAAGCATCGTTTTTCGAAGGTTATATCATGTTCCATGCGTTATTTGAGCTTCCTTTATGATATAATAGGAATATAAGAAGCAAAGGGGAGAAAGCCTAGCTGTGAAGTCTGCTTTCGTATACTTCTTAGATATACTATTTATAGGGGGAGTTCTATGACTGTAAGCCAACAAATCTTTACGAGTGAGGAACAGAAGAAGCCTCAGAAATCAGGGGCTTTCAAGACAGCGAAGCTGGCCCAGCGGATTGTGATGATTATCATCGGAGCGGCCATGATGTCTGTTGCGCTTGAGATTTTTCTTGTTCCCAATGAGTTGATTGACGGCGGAATAACCGGTATTTCTATTATGTTGTCCCATATTTTCAATATACCTCTGGGTATTTTATTGACACTGCTTAACCTGCCGTTTCTGGTAATTGGTTATAAGCAGATTGGTAAGACCTTTGCCTTATCTACTTTATTTGCGGTAGTTGTGATGTCCATCGGTACTCAATTGCTCCATCCTGTAAATCCGATTACGGTTGAACCGCTGCTTGCCGCAGTATTCGGAGGGGTAATTCTCGGAGTAGGGGTTGGACTCGTTGTACGTTATGGCGGATCGCTTGATGGTACAGAAATTGTGGCCATCCTTGTGTCCAAGAGGCTTCCGTTCTCTGTGGGAGAAGTTGTAATGTTCTTTAACCTGTTTATTCTTTCCAGCGCGGGCTTCGTTTTTGGCTGGAATAATGCCATGTTTTCACTGATTGCCTATTATATTGCTTTTAAACTGATCGATATTACATTGGAAGGTCTGGATCAATCGAAATCGGTATGGATTATCAGTGATAAATTCCGTGATATCGGTGAAGCATTGACGGAGCGTCTGGGACGTGGAGTAACGTATCTGGATGGTGAAGGCGGATTCTCCGGCGATAACAAGAAAGTTATCTTTGTAGTCATTACCCGTTTGGAAGAAGCAAAGCTTAAGTCCATTGTAGAAGATTGGGATTCTGACGCATTCATCGCGATCGGCAATATCCATGATGTCAAAGGCGGCCGATTTAAGAAAAAAGCAATCCATTAGCGGGTACGGTATAACCGGAGCGCTTCCGAAGGAAGGTATATTTACGAACGTCAGAGTAATCAATGCGGCGGTCCTTGCTTGCTGCGCCGTATTCTCATATATAATACCTTCTGTCCATATGCTGGACGCCAAATAAGCCCGCAGCCTAGAGTATAGGTAACTGCGGGCTTATTGCTGTCTTCAGGGCCATTCTCAGGGCAGCTTGGCAATAATATCACCCACCCGCTGCGGAGGGACCTTGGCGATAAGATCGCCCATCCGGGCCAGACGCTCCTCAATGTTCAGCAGATGGTAATCGGTAGGCTTGACGTTACGCTGCACTTCCTCCCACAGGAGGGGCGTTGAGACTGTTGCCAGCGGACGGGCCCGCGGGGTGTATGGGGCAGCGAGAGTTTTGCCGCCGTAATGCTGGAGGTAATCGAAATAGATTTTGTCCCCGCGGTTTTTCTTCAGGCGCTCCAACGTGAACAGGTCGGGACGCTTCTCCGTGACATAGCGGCCGACGAAATGACCTACCCGGCGCAGGCCGTCGAAGGTGACTCCCGGCTCCACCGGAACAATGATCTGCACTCCGGTGGCACCCGAGGTCTTGGGCACAGAGGCCAGCCCCAGTGACCTCAGTACTTCGCCTACCGTAGCGGCTGCCTCCATAATGCGCGGCTCGACCTCAAGCGAAGGGTCCAGATCAATCATCCATTCGCAGGGGAGCTCACTGCCCGCATAATGCAGCGAGGGATGGAATTCGAGCGCGGCCAGATTGCCGAGCCAGAGCAGCTCCGGGAGCCCCTGCAGCACAATATAGGTAATATTCTCATGAGTTGCTGTATGCACGAATTCCGGCAGCGGCTCGGGGGCATTCTTCTGGTAAAAGGACATCCCCGGAACACCATGAGGGTAGCGGATTACCGTGAGTAGCCGTCCCTGGCAGTAGCGCAGCAGATAAGGAGAGAGTGCGGCCAGCTTAAGCAAATATATCTGCTTGGTGATGCCGCGTTCGGGCCATAGCAGCTTATCCGGGTTCGTAATTCCGATCTCATGTCCGCCTGCGGTAATGGAGCCTCTGATCGTCTTCGGCATGCGGTATCCTCCTTGTATAGAGTTATACGAGCTAAGATAAGGCGAGGCTTAGTCAGGGAAGGATCAGGCCCGGTGATCCCGTTACTACGTCTGTGTTCTCTGGTCCATGCGGCAGGATAGCGGAGGGAGCTCTACCTGGGACTGTATAACCGGCTGGCGGAAGGTTCCGGAAGTATTCCATTCCAGATAGTGCAGCTTGAACACCAGCTCAGGCTTAATCCAGACCGACCCTTTACTGCGCTGGGGCAGCTCTGCAAAAGGCATCTGCTCTGTGATCAGGCCGCTGATCTGTGCGGTCAAATTCCGCCAGTCCTGTACGGTCATTTTGCCTGCTCCTGCATGGCCGATATAGTGCAGCTTGCCCGCATCATCATATAGTCCGAAGAGCAGGGCGTTAACCAGACCGTCACGGAAGGTGACGCCGCCGGCTACAGCAGTGACATCGGAGATAATTTTGCATTTCTGCCAGCGCTTGTCTTTGCCTCCCGGGGCATAGGTACTGGTGAGCTCTTTGCATACAATCCCCTCCAGCCCGCCCTTCAGAGCGGCAGCGTACAGCTGTGCGGGCTGATGGTAGCTTGGCACATTCTGCACATGGGGATGCGGCAGCAGCATTTCACTTAACATCTGCTGCCGCCGGGACAACGGCTGGTCCAGCAGCCAAATGCCATTGCAGTACAGGATATCGAAGACCATATAGAGCACCGGTACCTGCGGACTTACCGCCCGGATCGCTGCTTCATTCTTCAGGCTGTCCCGCCGCATCACCTCATGGAAGGAGGGCTTGCCGCCGCTGAGTGCAATAATCTCGCCATCGAGAATGACCGAACCGGCCCGGCAATACGCCTCCGGTCTGGCAAGCTCAGGATACTGCAGCGTGCGCCGGTTGCCCCGCCGGTTGATCAGCTCGGCATGGCTTCCATCGGAATAGGAGAGCATCCGCACGCCATCCCATTTGATCTGGGCGATCCACTCCTCGCCCTCCGGGAGCCTGGAGGCCAGCACGGGCTCGAATGGAATAATCGGCTGCAGCGTAAGCGGACCGCCTATAACTGGAGGCGCGGATGACCTGCTCCTAGGCACCGGTTACCTTGCTCTTGGCCGTCCGGCGTTTCGGCTTCGGAGCGATGACCGGAATCGGCCCTGTTGCCTCGTTACCTGCCGGCACTGCCGGTTCAGGGGCAGGGGTTCCGGAGGCTGTGGCCTGTGCCGGTTTTTTCTTGCCGCCCGCAGCCGTCCGCGGCTTCTTGCCTGTGCCGGACAGTGAAGGTCCGGGGTCGGACGGAATATGCTGTACTGCTTCGATACTGGCCTGCAGGGCAGCCATCAGATCGATCACATTGTTCTCCTGGCGCGCCGGAGCAATATGGAATTCCTCACCGGCGATCTTGTGCGTGATCAAGTCAAGCATCCGCTGGCGGTAATCGTCCGTGTATTTAGCGGGTTCAAACGGTGTGGACAGCTGAGAGATCAGCACCTTGGCCATATCCAGCTCTTTGTCGTTCACGGTCCCCGGCTCCGGCAGACCGGGTACCTGCGATACCGGACGGACTTCGTCCGGGTAATAAATGGTTTCAATCGCCAGGCAGTCGGCGAGGACGCGGATCGCAGCCAGACTGCTTTTGGAGCGGATGGAGATTTTGGCGATCCCGATTTTGCCGGTCTGGCGCATCGCCTCCATGAGCAGACGGTAGGCGTTGGCGCCGGCCTGATCGGGAGACAGGTAGTATGTTTTCTGGAAATAAATCGGGTCGATCTCCGTCAAATCCACAAAATCCAGAATCGTAATGCTCTTGCTGCTCTCCTCGGTTAACTGATCCAGCTCTTCCTTATCGAACAAGACAAACTTGCCCTTCTCATATTCGTAACCCTTGCCGATCTCTTCCCAGGCCACTTCCTTCTCGCACACGGGGCATTTACGCACGTAGGATAGCGGACTTCCGCATTCTTTATGGATGTAACGCAGCGAGATGTCCTTGTCCTCCGTAGCGGAGAACATTTTGACCGGAACATGCACAAGCCCGAAACTGATGGCTCCTTTCCAAACGGTATGCATGAGAATCGCCTCCTGAGTATAAGTGCTGTTTATAATTGCTGTATCAAGATGAGTTCACGATCAATATGGCTTAGTATGACGCGCTGGGGCTTTTTCTAGCCGGATGCATTATTTGCGATTCATGGGAAAAAATAAAGCCGTTCAGCATAAGCATTGCACAGTGAATGAGACATTCATTGCTGGTCATTGCTGGATATCATGCAAAGGGAGGCTGTTATGGAAAAAGAGCGGAACAACTGGAGCGACGCCCTGTCCGAGCAGGATATCCCGGCGGAGGCTGTCGATTGGGAGAGCATTATTGCCGAGCCCGGGGAAGAGGCGCTGTACGGCGAAGCCGGACTGCTGGATGCCGATGCAACCATCGGCGAACTTTCTGCAGAAGATGAGGATGAATAGGGAGGCGACAAAATGGATGTGAAACGTGCGGGGGATATTTACGCCTCCAAGGATAGGATTGCTGTCCATCTCGATGGTGAACCGGTATGGATTGAGCATGTGGATGCCGATAACGGCATGGCCACTGTACAAGTAGGCTCCAGGCCGGATAATACACGGACCGTTGGTGTAGACCGGCTGGAGGAGCAGGGAAGCTAGGGTAGGTTGATGCCTACCTAGGCAGAGGCCGGATGAGGTAGAGAAAAGGACGGATAGGAACGAACAAGAACGGATAAGGCAGAAAAAAAGAGTATATAAAACCGGTTGAGGAGGTATCCAATCAGCCGGTTTTTTTGTAGTTTAGAAATTATGTGATGAACGCAAGTTGCTACGGCGAACCGAGCCAAACGTATGCGAAAAACCGAGTACAATGCGCTGGAGGGGGCTGGTTGGTGAACATAAAGGGGGATGTCTCTTTAAATCCGCCAGAAATTGGCCAGAGCGTCATTCCGGTAAAAAGATCATATTAGAGCTGACACAAAGGTTGACGGAATGCGCCATAACCCCCTATATTTGGGGGAAGAATTTTGACGAAAAGAGATGATAGGCGTGCGTCCCATTTTGCTTGGCGTCTGTTCGGCGCTGTTTTTTGCGGTAACGTTTGTGCTTAACCGTAGGATGGAGCTTGCAGGAGGAAGCTGGGCCTGGAGCGCCTCGCTGCGTTATTTCTTTACCCTGCCGTTTCTGCTGGCCCTTGTGGCCGGAAGAGGGCGGCTGAGGCCACTGCTGTCTGCGATGAGAGAACGCCCGGGGGCCTGGCTGTTGTGGGGGACGGTCGGTTTCGGCCTGTTCTATGCGCCTATTTGCTTCGCGGCTGCGTATGCACCCGGCTGGCTGACAGCAGGGACCTGGCAGATCACGATTATCTCGGGATCGCTGCTCGCTCCATTCTTCGGACAATGGGTGAGCGGCTCATCCGGTTCTGTATACATAAGAGGTAAAATCCCGCTCCGCGGGCTGCTCCTGTCCCTGATCATTCTGGCCGGAGTAGCGCTGCTTCAAGTGGAAAATGCGCGCCAGCTGACTCCAGCCCAGCTGCTGCTGGGGATTATTCCGGTACTTATTGCTTCATTCGCCTATCCGCTCGGCAACCGCAAGACGATGGAGCTCTGCGGAGACCGGCTGGATGTGTTCCAGCGGATTCTCGGCATGACGCTGGCCAGCCTCCCCTTCTGGCTGGCAGTCGCATTATATGGCCTGGCAGATGCGGGCCTGCCGTCGCCCTCGCAAGCGGGTCAGTCCGTGATCGTTGCCCTATCTTCGGGAATAGTGGCTACCGTACTCTTCTTCCGGGCTACGGATATGGTCTGGGGCAGCATGAGCGGTCTGGCGGCAGTTGAAGCGACCCAGTCCCTGGAGGTGCTGTTTGCCCTGCTGGGTGAGATGCTGATTCTGGCTTCCCCGCTGCCTTCCCTCCTATCATGGGTTGGGATTGCGGTAATTATTGCCGGCATGGCGCTGCACAGTCTGTTCTCCCGGCATCCGGGAGAAGCGCCTTCCGGGACAGTGAAGCGGCGCGGAGGAGCTGAAGTTCCTGCAGCCGGAGGGAAGGCTACATAATAACAATCCGTGCAGCTTGCTTTGTACACTGGCTCCTTATACAGATAACAGCGGCCTGTTGCGGTGCAAGTATCATACCGATATAATTAAAAGTATTGTTAACCGTTAAGGGATATCAAGTAAAACGGCTACGCCGTCCTTGAAGGACGGTACCCGTTTCAGCGAGAAATAGAAGGATAAAATATAGTGTAAAACATATCCCTTCTTATATTTTCTAAAAGGTGGTAGTTGCAGTTTTGGACAATAATATTGAAACGGTGTTTACTTACCGTTCCTCCAGCCTTCAGGACACTGAGGCGCTTGCAGCCGCCATCGCAGCCGTGTCGGAGCCGGGGATGGTGATCGGCCTGGACGGGGATCTGGGCGCGGGCAAAACCGCGTTCTCACAGTGCTACGCCCGCCACTTAGGTGTGGAGGGGATTGTGAACAGCCCTACTTTTACAATTATCAAAGAGTATGAGGGTCGTCTGCCGCTGTATCATATGGATGTATACCGGATTTCCCTCCAGGAAGCGGATGAGCTGGGGCTGGAAGAGTATTTCTACGGCCAGGGAGTAAGTCTGGTGGAGTGGAGCAGTATCATTACGGACCTGATGCCGCCGCGGCATTTGCATATAGAGCTGAAGTCAGCCGGCCCGGAGAAGCGGGAGATTACGGTAACCGGAATCGGGGAGCCTTATGGCGGAGTGTGCCG
This window contains:
- a CDS encoding M23 family metallopeptidase, translated to MKSQPDHKKITLLVVREAGRPVRQLQLSKPLAFALPAAAALSLSSLVTSMHIHASQSISELEAEAAALSLTNIRMELKVADKDQALLQLRSQVTELSEEAQTIKEKLKSVSELEQQLQSLIEQETTSSSGTDDNEPTASAASAASSRPFIAASAKVAASGTTGDVKGTLGRSSTTLFLAEPSSDSSAGTLSAVDFRFGVVTAALGSTVPSQVGGEYIAVYANDPLELVQETRDDYEEIKTMLNEMVSRISTTITEAEKANTLEANLQAKKAHEEKARLAPAVLWPTGSKVITSSFGYRSDPFKGVSAYHSGIDIAGRIGDPVYAAMEGVVTSADQLGARGKYIIIKHANGLETWYMHLNGMVVSPGDKVSKGEQIGMLGNTGRSTGPHLHFQVVKQNKPVNPLNYVKP
- the cls gene encoding cardiolipin synthase, which gives rise to MRIFAVILCLFIIQIAIIVISEFRRPQRALAWIIITFCCPPLGLLFYYFLGRDYWQSRKLGKRCVSLLREIRAHVAGKIHIVKSTADTGNPGFENRKELLHLLSGLSESHITSHNQCQVLNNAGDAYKAMLDVMENAQEHIHMEFYIFRDDDIGRQFQEIMIHKARQGVRVRLLCDGLGSHQLSRRFVNTLKNAGAQVHFFLPPLTSLLDRRFNYRNHRKILVVDGLTGFTGGMNVGDDYLGKDSKMGYWRDTHLRLEGDAVYHLQYVFLKDWRLAAGDSMSHPRFFPAHACSGPDAVQIVASGPDGAIDATQEMFFASLCAAKERIWLTSPYFIPDPAICRALKNAVLSGVDVRIIIPAKPDNKLVYKATLSYLENLQDAGVKFYCYTRGFMHAKVMIIDDVLATVGSANLDMRSFYSNFELTAVLLRPAIIAELAEDFRQDLKHSEFIDPKKFMKRAHNVKLIEGLCQLLSPLL
- a CDS encoding YitT family protein produces the protein MTVSQQIFTSEEQKKPQKSGAFKTAKLAQRIVMIIIGAAMMSVALEIFLVPNELIDGGITGISIMLSHIFNIPLGILLTLLNLPFLVIGYKQIGKTFALSTLFAVVVMSIGTQLLHPVNPITVEPLLAAVFGGVILGVGVGLVVRYGGSLDGTEIVAILVSKRLPFSVGEVVMFFNLFILSSAGFVFGWNNAMFSLIAYYIAFKLIDITLEGLDQSKSVWIISDKFRDIGEALTERLGRGVTYLDGEGGFSGDNKKVIFVVITRLEEAKLKSIVEDWDSDAFIAIGNIHDVKGGRFKKKAIH
- the ligD gene encoding non-homologous end-joining DNA ligase translates to MPKTIRGSITAGGHEIGITNPDKLLWPERGITKQIYLLKLAALSPYLLRYCQGRLLTVIRYPHGVPGMSFYQKNAPEPLPEFVHTATHENITYIVLQGLPELLWLGNLAALEFHPSLHYAGSELPCEWMIDLDPSLEVEPRIMEAAATVGEVLRSLGLASVPKTSGATGVQIIVPVEPGVTFDGLRRVGHFVGRYVTEKRPDLFTLERLKKNRGDKIYFDYLQHYGGKTLAAPYTPRARPLATVSTPLLWEEVQRNVKPTDYHLLNIEERLARMGDLIAKVPPQRVGDIIAKLP
- a CDS encoding ATP-dependent DNA ligase, whose amino-acid sequence is MPRSRSSAPPVIGGPLTLQPIIPFEPVLASRLPEGEEWIAQIKWDGVRMLSYSDGSHAELINRRGNRRTLQYPELARPEAYCRAGSVILDGEIIALSGGKPSFHEVMRRDSLKNEAAIRAVSPQVPVLYMVFDILYCNGIWLLDQPLSRRQQMLSEMLLPHPHVQNVPSYHQPAQLYAAALKGGLEGIVCKELTSTYAPGGKDKRWQKCKIISDVTAVAGGVTFRDGLVNALLFGLYDDAGKLHYIGHAGAGKMTVQDWRNLTAQISGLITEQMPFAELPQRSKGSVWIKPELVFKLHYLEWNTSGTFRQPVIQSQVELPPLSCRMDQRTQT
- the ku gene encoding non-homologous end joining protein Ku, translated to MHTVWKGAISFGLVHVPVKMFSATEDKDISLRYIHKECGSPLSYVRKCPVCEKEVAWEEIGKGYEYEKGKFVLFDKEELDQLTEESSKSITILDFVDLTEIDPIYFQKTYYLSPDQAGANAYRLLMEAMRQTGKIGIAKISIRSKSSLAAIRVLADCLAIETIYYPDEVRPVSQVPGLPEPGTVNDKELDMAKVLISQLSTPFEPAKYTDDYRQRMLDLITHKIAGEEFHIAPARQENNVIDLMAALQASIEAVQHIPSDPGPSLSGTGKKPRTAAGGKKKPAQATASGTPAPEPAVPAGNEATGPIPVIAPKPKRRTAKSKVTGA
- a CDS encoding H-type small acid-soluble spore protein, producing MDVKRAGDIYASKDRIAVHLDGEPVWIEHVDADNGMATVQVGSRPDNTRTVGVDRLEEQGS
- a CDS encoding DMT family transporter, coding for MRPILLGVCSALFFAVTFVLNRRMELAGGSWAWSASLRYFFTLPFLLALVAGRGRLRPLLSAMRERPGAWLLWGTVGFGLFYAPICFAAAYAPGWLTAGTWQITIISGSLLAPFFGQWVSGSSGSVYIRGKIPLRGLLLSLIILAGVALLQVENARQLTPAQLLLGIIPVLIASFAYPLGNRKTMELCGDRLDVFQRILGMTLASLPFWLAVALYGLADAGLPSPSQAGQSVIVALSSGIVATVLFFRATDMVWGSMSGLAAVEATQSLEVLFALLGEMLILASPLPSLLSWVGIAVIIAGMALHSLFSRHPGEAPSGTVKRRGGAEVPAAGGKAT
- the tsaE gene encoding tRNA (adenosine(37)-N6)-threonylcarbamoyltransferase complex ATPase subunit type 1 TsaE translates to MDNNIETVFTYRSSSLQDTEALAAAIAAVSEPGMVIGLDGDLGAGKTAFSQCYARHLGVEGIVNSPTFTIIKEYEGRLPLYHMDVYRISLQEADELGLEEYFYGQGVSLVEWSSIITDLMPPRHLHIELKSAGPEKREITVTGIGEPYGGVCRALIQKWGKET